From a region of the Cyclopterus lumpus isolate fCycLum1 chromosome 5, fCycLum1.pri, whole genome shotgun sequence genome:
- the fam72a gene encoding LOW QUALITY PROTEIN: protein FAM72A (The sequence of the model RefSeq protein was modified relative to this genomic sequence to represent the inferred CDS: deleted 2 bases in 1 codon): MSTSNANFKNKCVTQVNCTFCDSLLCTRGMKAVLLADTEVELFSDWHPPQEPVDFVASCYSTESCKCKLRDIACLKCCNVVGYHVVAPCKPCLLSCNNGHFWMFNSDAVSTLNRLDVTGLNLLLWGDLPELDDSENEESENPSEEECIR; the protein is encoded by the exons ATGTCTACATCGAACGCTAATttcaaaaacaagtgtgtgacCCAGGTGAACTGCACATTTTGTGACAGTCTGCTCTGCACGAGGGGCATGAAAGCCGTGCTTCTTGCAGACACCGAGGTTGAGCTGTTTTCAGACTG GCACCCTCCCCAAGAACCTGTTGACTTTGTGGCCAGCTGCTACTCTACTGAAAGCTGCAAATGCAAACTGAGAGACATCGCATGTCTCAAGTG T tgTAATGTTGTGGGCTATCATGTTGTGGCCCCCTGTAAACCCTGCCTG CTCTCCTGTAACAATGGCCATTTCTGGATGTTCAACAGCGATGCTGTATCTACTCTCAACAGACTGGATGTGACAG GTCTGAATTTGCTTCTGTGGGGAGATCTTCCTGAACTGGATGACAGTGAGAATGAAGAATCAGAAAACCCATCAGAGGAGGAGTGTATTAGGTAG